The window TTTCGGGTTTTTCGAGAAGGGGGATCAGATCGCGGCCGTGGGTCTGCCAGGGGACTTTGACGCCGGTGATGGAGAGGAAGGTGGCAGCGAGATCGGGAGCATTGACGGAGGCGGCGCAGACTTTGCCAGTGGGGAAACGCGAGGGCATGCTGATGATGAGCGGAGAGCGGTAATTGGCGTCATACGGCGCTAGCTTGGTGCGGAAACCGTGCTCTCCCATGGAGAAGCCCTGGTCGGCGGTGTAGATGATGAGGGTGTTGTCGTACTGCCCTGATTCTTTGAGCGCGGCGATGAGCTGGCCGACGCCTTCATCGATGGCGGGGACGCATTCGTTGACTTGGCGGACCCAGTCGTCGAAGCGTTTGCCCCGTTTGCTTTCGCCAAAGGCTTCGCCGCCTTTTCCGGCCATGGGGTGGCCATCGGGGCCTTTGGTCCATGCCTGCGTTTTATTGAGGTAGCCGGGCTTGTCTGCGCGTGGGGGAAAGATGTCGGCGGGGACTGGGACCTCGGCATTTTTATAAGCACCCTTGTGGCGTTTGGCGGGGATGGAGGGGCCGTGGACACTGCCGTAGCAGACCCAGAGGTACCAGGGCTTGGCAGTATCGCGGTTTTTGCCACGGATGTAATCGAGGGACCACTGGGTGTAGTTGTCTGCCGGATAGCCTTCGATGGTCTGCTCCTTGCCGTCCACGCTCATGATCTGCGTTTCGTAGTAGGCACCTGCGTTTTCGGGATGGAGGGGACGATTCCAGACGATCTGGTGGTCCCAGTCGCGGCCCCAGCCGGTGTCGGTGCCGGTGTGCCATTTGCCGATCTGCGCTGTGTGGTAACCCTGCCTGCGCATCTCTGCGGGGATGAAGGGGCATTGCTTGGGATCGTAGGTGCTGCCGGGGTATTTGCCCTCCATGGACATGGACTCGATGCCATGCGGGAAGCGCCCGGTGAGCATGGTGGCGCGGGAGGGCATGCACCAAGAGCCGAGGTAGGCGGCGTGGAAGCGCACGCCGTTGCTGGCGAGGGCATCGATGTTGGGCGTCTTGACCCAGGGCCAAGAGCCGGGATAGCAGCCCACCGTTTTGGTGGATTGATCGTCGGCGTAGATGAAGAGGATGTTGGGTCGCTTGGCCTCGGCCGCGAGCATCTGGAGCGCAAACGTGCAGAGCAATGTGACGATAAAAGCCTTCATGGTGCGCGATTAACGTAGCGCACCATGGCTTTGTAGCCGCAAAAGCATGCAAACTGACTCAGGCTGCCGTGCCCTGCGAAGGAGGCGGGAGCTTGGCCATGGGAGGGCGTGCGACGGCTGCGGGGGGCTTGGCCACAGGAGGTGCCGGCGGCTTTGCAACGGGCTTTGCCATGGGCATTCCTGGTGGTTTGGCCACGGGCTTGACCACACCTGCGGGCATGGGCGGGGGCGCAGGCTTGGCCACAGGGAAAGCAGGTGGTGTCACAGCTGGCATGGGAGGTGGCTGGGGCACTGGAGCTACGGCGGCGACGGATGCGGGCTGCCGGATGATGGAGGAGAGCACGGAGGTGGGAGGAGGCCCTGGCGGAGCGGCCTTGGGAGCATGCGCTTTCTGAATCATGTCCCAGAGTCTGAGCCCGCGAAGCAGGGGGTGTCCGCGCAGGGCGGCGAGCACGTTGTCCCTGGAGGCAGGCGGCTCGGTGGCGAGCTGGTCGTAGGAGCCCTCCCGCTGAGCGGCGAGCATGCGACCGAGCGCCGAGAGCACCGCGGCCTCCGAAGCGGGGATATGATGGAAGGTGTTCTTTGCCTTGAAGGCATTGAGCAGCTCCATGGTGAGCTGACCGGAGACAGGTGCGATGTCATTGCGCAGCAGCAGTGTGTCGCCCGCAGATTCCTTGAGCCGCTCTAGCACAGCGATGAAGCTGCCACGCATGGAATTGCTGGTGACGACGCGGACCTTGCTGCCGCCCCACTCGAACCAGCGGTCGGAGCCGTCGAAGTTGTCATAGGTTTTGCGGATGTCGCCCTCGCTGATGGTGACTGGCGGAGCAACCATGAGCTGGATGAGATCGCGGGTGCGCTCGCCGAGGTCGATGGCGCTGGGGGCATCTGCTTCGGACTTTGCAGCTGTGACGGCTTCCTGGAAAAGGGAGTCCACTTTCTCCGCGAGGCTCTGACGTGGCAGAGAAGGAACGGCAAGGCCAGATGGTGGAGGCGGTGGCTGTGCCACGGATGGCGCGGGAATGGCTGAGGCAACCGCAGCGGGTTTGACCTCGTCCAGTGGAATGGCGGCCACGGGCACTGCGACTGCCGCTGGTACCGGGACCTGAACGGGAATGACCTGCTGTGGCACAGGGGGCGGCATGGGTGGCGGAACAACGGGCTGCGCACTGACTGCGGCCACAATCTCTGGCGGCAGCGCCGAAGACGATGTGCGCATGGCGTACAACTCTGCCGCTGCGGCGAGCAGATGGCGCGGGAAGATGGCCCCGCCTGCGGTGAGACGGGCGATGTCTTCCTCCTGCAAAGGATGAATGGCGGAAGTGATGCCATCTTTCTGGCGCTGAGCCGCGAGAGCGGGGCTGTCGAGGCGACAATTGAGAAGCAGACGCTTCTGCTCATTGGCGATGGGCAGCATGTCGATGACCGGCAGGCGGAAGCCGAGCGGGGCATTGGTGTCTGGTACGCCCACACGGCCACGCAGAGCCTGAGTGAGTGAGGCGTCCCAAGCGGCATAGCGCTCGGCCACGAGCCCGATGAGAACGACCCAGTTCTGACTCTGGTCGATGAGAGCAAAGAGCAGGCGCTGCATTTCATCGAGCTGCGGCTGGGTGATGACGAGGTCTAGCTGGTCGAGGACGAGCACAACGGGTGCGCCAGCCTGCGAGGCGAGTTTTCCAAAAAGCTGGATGACGATGCCCATCTCTGAGCGAGCGAGAGGCTCGACGACGCCGAGGTATTTCAGCTCGGCCTCAGTGAGGTAAGCGGCGCCGGAGAGCCACTGGGCGGCGAGGTGCTCCTTGTCGTCTCTGAGGATATTGAGCAGGCAACGCAGAACACTGCGAGGGACCATGGGATGCTCGGCCTCCAGGAGCTGGACGGCTTGATGGATCATCTCCTTGCGTGTCTCCAAGCTGATCTCCGCCCAAGCGTCATGAAGCTGGGGAAAGGTGAAGTCCTGCTCTACGACGGGCTTGAGCAGGGCATAGGCGAGCAAGCGCAACTGGCTGTAGGGGGTCTCTTTGCCCTCCTTGCTACGGGCGGGATGGCGCAGGCTGCTGACGAAACGGGAGAGGATGAAGTTTTCCAGGGCCTCGGGCTGCAGCGGCGGATTGGGCGCATAGGCGTAAAAGATGCTGTCTGCACACTCATGACGCAGACGCGAAAAGAGGTGCGACTTCCCAGAACCACCGGCTCCACGCACAAAGCGCACCTGGCTGCGATGCTGGGCGCGCACCTGATCCACCACCACACGGAGCGCGCCAAACGGCACTGAATGGATGTAGGGCACGTCCACAAAAGCGGCGGCGTTCCACAAGTCGTTTTCGCCCACACTGGTGGATGTGAAGGGATTTAGAGCAGCATACGGGGACATGGTCTCGGGAGTCGGTTTAAGATTCGGGAGGAAAAAGGGCTGGATCAGGAGAGCCAGCACCAGGAGTAGCCGGGAGGACCGAGAGACATCGGAACAAGCAGGGCGCGTTCATGTTCCGGGAGGTCTTGCGGTCGTTCACAGGGTTCTAACAGGAGGCGACCGTCATTGTAAAGCTTCTCGATAAACCTTCGGAAAAGCTGAATATCAGGCATGCCGCCACGTTCCGCAGCCCAGGTCTGGTAACGGGCGAAGGTGCTGGGTATGGGGATCATCATGGTGGAAGAGCGGATGCGGTCGAGCTCGTACCAAGCCTGGAGCTCGACCTCTGATGGCGCGATGACTGAGGTGGAGGGAGGAGCAGGCGGGGAGGACGGCTCCTGATCGAGCCAGGCGAGCAACTCCTCCAACGATGCAGGCTGAGAGCGTGCGCCATTTACTATCAGGAGGATTTTCTGCAAAGCGGTGCGCTGGGCTGTCGTGAGAGCCTGCGTTGGGCGCGGCCTGTGTGCGTAAACCAGCCTTTTGGCACCAGACTGCAAGAATGCTTCTCCTGAAGAAACGAGCTGAGCCAGGGCGGTCTCAAAGAAGGGTCGAAGTGTTAAGGGCAGCTTAGTCTGGAGCTTTGCAGCTGACTGCTCTTTGGCAGATGCCTGCACCCAGCTTTTCAAGTAGGCGGCGGTGGCTGCCTCAGGACTTTGAGGAGTGAAAAAAGGCTGCGGCTTGGCGGCCGTACCAGCGAGGATGCGAGTAAGCGGGCCCGTGGAGGCCAGAGCGTCAAGTGCGGCTGCCACGGCTTTGGGGGAGGCGGCTTTGCCGAGCGTGGGCTTGATGAGCTTGGCGATTTCAGCTGCTTTTAGCGGCAGCTCACTGCGGGCAAGCGCGTCGAGGATGGCGGTTTCGAGCGTCATGAAAATTCTGCGGCGATGGTTTAGTCCTCAAGATGGTGGTCGAGCCAGCGGGTCACATCATGCACGACCTCCTCGCGCTGAACATCGTGCAGCAGGAGATGGTAGGAACGAGTGTACCAGAGGAGCTTTTTGTCGCGGCTGCGCATCTGCGCGAAGAGCCCCTGAATCTGGTCTGCGGAAGACATCACATCATTAGGTGAGGCGACAAACAATACGGGCATCTTCAGACGGTGGGCTGAGTCTGTGTTGGCATCCAGCATGCCGCCGATGGCGGAAAGCAGGCGCAGGGAGAAGGCGCTGACGTGATGGGGTGTGACGGCCATCTGACCACCATGGGTAGAGTGTGAGGTGACCTGGATCTTGGACTCGTCCACACCCGCCAGCTCTCCGAGGGTGTAGCGCGAGCGCGGGGCAAGCCGGGCGGCAGTTTCGAGAACAAAGCGCTGGAAACCGGTGAGCGTCATGCGAAGCCCGGCCACAGGCGAGGCGAGAATGATGCCATCGGGATCGGACCAGTTGCCGAGAAGATCTGCGGCGGTGTGCAAAGCGATGAGGCTGCCGAGGCTCTCGCCATACCAAAAGACCGGGGTGCGCGGGTGCCTGCGCTTGATGAGCGCATGGAAGGTGGCGAGGTCTTTCTGCCAGATTTGGGCGCTCTGGATGTCTCCCCGCTCAGCGATGACGGGGTCATTTCCCTGCCCGCGCAGATCGTAGGAGTACACGGTGTAGCCGCGCAGGGGAAGCTGCTCTCCGAGATACCAGAAGTCTGACTTGGCCCCGCTGAGGCCGTGCACTGCGATGACCACGCCGCGAGGTTTGGTGCCTGCAGGAACGGGCCAGGCTTTCCATGGCATGGTCTTGCCATCGTAGCTGACCCAGTTTTCCGTGTTGAGGGCACCGCGGCCTGAGGTGATTTTTTTCACCGAGGCGCAACTGCTGATGACGACAAGAAGCGTCAGCAGCAAAAGTCGCTGGAGCAGAGGGATGTGCATGGCCTCAGGCTAAAATGTCCAGCGCCGCCTCCACGAAGCGCACCTGAACCTGCACACGCTTGTCGAGGGCAAACTCCGAGGGGGACTCGAAGGTGAGGGTGACCGGACAGCCGCGCACGTGAAGCTCCACGGCCTCGGGCATGCCGGGAAGATGGGTGGGTAGAGTGCGGCGGCGAATGACACCCCTGTCGGCACGGGTGCCCTCGATGCTTTTGCGTGGATCAGGACTGATGACGCGTGCGCAACGCTCGATGATCTGATGGCCAATTGTCTGGCGAGCTTGATTGAGCTCATAGAGATAGATGCCCTGGGCATCGTAGTCTTCATGAAGGCAGAGGCCGAAGCGCAGGGCACGGCCGGTGACCCACTGCTGCCAGGGGCCGCAGATTTCATCGTCGGCCATGTGGAAGCGGCGGTTGATGTCGAATCCGCGATGATCGATACGCGTGTTTAAAATGAGGCCTACTGGATTGAGGCAGGGAGCGATCAAGAATGAGCCGGTCTTGATGGTGGCGACATGCTTTTCCGCCCAAGTGAGCAGGCCCCAGGCAGAGCCGGCCTCGTCGCCATGAACACCGGTGGAGAGATAGATGGCTGGCTCTCCTGCCTGCGCGGCCTTTGATTCGAGAACGATAACGGGAATGTCCTTCACCACGCAAAGGATCTTCACAAGGCAGCCCGCGCTGCGCGCGAGCATGCGCCAACGCTGGATGAGGTGCTGTGCGTCATGCGCACGGTGGTTGGGGAGCAGCTTCACGGCGCGCAGCATGGCAGAGCCGGGGCGTTCGTCATTCTGAATTCCGCATTCAGTCCTTTTTCTTCTTTGGCTTTCCTTTCTTCTCCGGAGGCGCCTCCTTGGTACGGCCTTCGTTTTTGGCCACCTCTTCAGGCTCGGGGATTCTTCCCTGGTCATTGGTGCGCTCGATCCATTCACTGAGGACTGAACTTAGGCGCTCGCGGGCAGCACGGTGCTCGGGGCTGTTTGATTTGGCGAGGTTGTGGATCTCATGGGGGTCTTCCTGCAGATCATAGAGCTCTTCTTCCGGCATGGTGGGGGCGGCAAGAGAGGCCTGGGCAGGGGTCAGCTTGTCCTGAGCGGCGAGTTCCTTGATGAGGTTCCACACGGGATACTGCTTCTCCTTGTAGGCATTGTGCTGGAGGAAGGGGCGGTCGGGGGTGAAGTTGCGGATGTAACGGTAGCGCGCATCGCGCACGGTGCGGAAGCGGAATACGGTCTCGTCGCAGCGATCGCGCGCGCCAAAGACGTACT is drawn from Prosthecobacter vanneervenii and contains these coding sequences:
- a CDS encoding sulfatase-like hydrolase/transferase, yielding MKAFIVTLLCTFALQMLAAEAKRPNILFIYADDQSTKTVGCYPGSWPWVKTPNIDALASNGVRFHAAYLGSWCMPSRATMLTGRFPHGIESMSMEGKYPGSTYDPKQCPFIPAEMRRQGYHTAQIGKWHTGTDTGWGRDWDHQIVWNRPLHPENAGAYYETQIMSVDGKEQTIEGYPADNYTQWSLDYIRGKNRDTAKPWYLWVCYGSVHGPSIPAKRHKGAYKNAEVPVPADIFPPRADKPGYLNKTQAWTKGPDGHPMAGKGGEAFGESKRGKRFDDWVRQVNECVPAIDEGVGQLIAALKESGQYDNTLIIYTADQGFSMGEHGFRTKLAPYDANYRSPLIISMPSRFPTGKVCAASVNAPDLAATFLSITGVKVPWQTHGRDLIPLLEKPETAWPHPCYYEHMGNEYGSKVSQTILTGAKQDNHQGVPLYSAVVQGQFKLVHYLDGVSGEELYDLKNDPEELKNLINDPSQVSRISELRTAMKAELKRTESGFTDFVK
- a CDS encoding alpha/beta fold hydrolase, yielding MHIPLLQRLLLLTLLVVISSCASVKKITSGRGALNTENWVSYDGKTMPWKAWPVPAGTKPRGVVIAVHGLSGAKSDFWYLGEQLPLRGYTVYSYDLRGQGNDPVIAERGDIQSAQIWQKDLATFHALIKRRHPRTPVFWYGESLGSLIALHTAADLLGNWSDPDGIILASPVAGLRMTLTGFQRFVLETAARLAPRSRYTLGELAGVDESKIQVTSHSTHGGQMAVTPHHVSAFSLRLLSAIGGMLDANTDSAHRLKMPVLFVASPNDVMSSADQIQGLFAQMRSRDKKLLWYTRSYHLLLHDVQREEVVHDVTRWLDHHLED
- a CDS encoding M14 family metallopeptidase encodes the protein MKLLPNHRAHDAQHLIQRWRMLARSAGCLVKILCVVKDIPVIVLESKAAQAGEPAIYLSTGVHGDEAGSAWGLLTWAEKHVATIKTGSFLIAPCLNPVGLILNTRIDHRGFDINRRFHMADDEICGPWQQWVTGRALRFGLCLHEDYDAQGIYLYELNQARQTIGHQIIERCARVISPDPRKSIEGTRADRGVIRRRTLPTHLPGMPEAVELHVRGCPVTLTFESPSEFALDKRVQVQVRFVEAALDILA